The DNA segment TATTTCCATTGATTTAAACCTATTTCTAGCATGTTTTGCTTTTGAAAATGTTGGGATATCTCAgttgtcggcttacctagtatcaTGATAAGCGCCATCATGACGTgtcgagttttgggtcgtgacaccaacatATGATATTGGAAGTATCTGTGATTCAAACCAGAAGAACACATCTAAGTTTTTAAGGTTCCCCTAATGTTCTAAATAAAATGTTGGACTTTTGTGATTAGATATGTGAAAACTACACACTCTCCACTATATAGTACTGGAGGTATCTTTTATTCAAAACTAGAAAAAATGCTGTATAGAATGGTGCAGAACAAAACaccagtataatatgctgaatCTTTCTGAATTGATATGTAAATTTCACAAACTTCCAGTATTTTATACTTGAAGTACCTGCGATTCAAACCAAAAGAACACATCTAAGTTTTTATGGTTTCCCTAATGTTCTGAATAAAATACTGGACTTTTGTGATTAGATATGTGAAAACTACAAACTCTCCATCAGATAGTACTGGAGGTATCTTTTATTCAAAACCATAAAAAATGTTGTATAAAATGGTGCATAACAAAACACCAGTATAATATGCTGCACCTTTCTGAATTGATATGTAAATTTCACAAACTTCCAGCATTTTATTCTAGAAGTGTCTGCGATTCAAACCAAAAGAACACATCTAAGTTTTTATGGTTCCCCTACTGTCCTCTCTGAATTGATAtgtaaaactcacaaaatttcagCATATTATACATGAAATATCTTTGATTTTATACGTATTTATAACATGTCTAGTGTTATTTCCATTGTAGAATACCATACAATCCGAGTATACTGTGGTTATTGGAATACTAACATTCTTATTGTTATACCTATTATAGTTGGTATAATTTAAAGTAAACTGTGCatactagtatactatatgtTATTAGTTCCAGTATAATAAACTGGGTATTGGATTAAAAAATTTCATCAGTTCCAGTATAATGTTTAGGGTATACATTTAAGCTTTTTATATAGGTATATTATAGAGTGTACACTTTGTATACCATTCTTATTGTTATACCTATTATAGTTGATATAATTTAAAGTAAACTGTGCatactagtatactatatgtGATGATTTCCAGTATAATAAACTGAGTATTAGATAGAAAATTTCatcagttccagtataatattcAGAGTATGCTTTTAAGGTTTTTATATAGGTATACTATAGAGTGTACACTCTTACTTTTGATAGATATATGGATTTCGGAAAAACAGAAATTTCTTGATAACTACAGCAAAGTATTTTGGAATAGAAGAAACAAAGATTACAGTCATTTTGACTTCAAatcaagaaacaaaaaaaatagataGTAATAATATTTTGAGAAACAAGAATTCCGAGAAAATTATTCTGGATTACAATTACTTTTTTGAATGAGCGCACGCATCCATATTGTATATAATCAATCatttttttcttgtattttcttgaATAAGGATGAACTACTACTGAATATGTGCAATTTGTTCTGTTATGCCCGTATCTTTTGCAACGATTACATCTTGATTCCTTCTTGAATTTTGTACATGAGACATGTCGATTCTTCTGTCATCTTCCTAGCATAACTTTTGCATCCGGAGGCTTAGTGATTTCTGATTTAACAGTATCTGGTATAACCCATGTAGTTGAATTACCTACAAAATTTACTTGCCCTTCATATATTTTCAACCAAAAGTCCCTTGTATAATAGGCAGAGCTGAAAGCCGAATTCTTTTGATATATGGTGTCAATTGCAGGAATTGCATGTTCACGTGGTATTTCATATAGCTAAAATTCAGAACAATCACATGTTCTCTTGTCTAGATCAATAATAAATTTCATACCCCCTTCTTTGACTTTGAATTTGAGTCGATCAATGGGCGATACACTAAATGTAAAAGCTGGTTTAATTTTGTCATTCAATGTTTCTTCTGTTGAGTTTGATATTTCACAAAAAATTCCTTTTGCTGTTGTCCTTCTTTCATAGTACCAGATTTGTAATTTTTCTTGTATGAAATCCATCATTATTAAAAGTGGCAATTCTCTTGCATGTCTCAAAATATTATTCACTAACTCAACAATATTTGTTGTTAGCATATCATATCGTCGTCTGGGACAATGTGAACGAGCCCATCTTCTTGGTGGTTCATCCATTAAGTAGTGGAATATTTTCTTATCAATTGCAGCTATTTGGGACATAAAGTCATCAAATTTTGATTGATTGTATACTCTTGCAACACTTTGAAACAAGTTTATTACAGTGTTTCTTACTCTTCTTTGCTTTAGATTTGTCTCTAAATGatatatgcaaataccatggtaccaTTCAGGGAAAACATCTGCAATTCCATTTGCAATTGCCTTGTGTCGATTTGATAAGAACATTAAATCATTACGAATGCCAATTGCTTTTCTTAATTCTCTGAAGTACCATTCATACGACTCGTTATTCTCTAAATCAGCTACCCCATTAGCTATAGGGAAAATCTGATTATTTGTGTCCTTTGTAACTGCCACTAATAGAATAcctctatatttattttttagaaatgttccatcaacaacaataagtGGTCGACaatacttctacccagaaattgATGccttatacataaaaaatatgtaaAGAAACCCGTTACATTGA comes from the Nicotiana tabacum cultivar K326 chromosome 14, ASM71507v2, whole genome shotgun sequence genome and includes:
- the LOC142168977 gene encoding uncharacterized protein LOC142168977; protein product: MEIDNQKLLKATTYIPEDQDMMVSEIPKEQHMPISKITMENESIFPIANGVADLENNESYEWYFRELRKAIGIRNDLMFLSNRHKAIANGIADVFPEWYHGICIYHLETNLKQRRVRNTVINLFQSVARVYNQSKFDDFMSQIAAIDKKIFHYLMDEPPRRWARSHCPRRRYDMLTTNIVELVNNILRHARELPLLIMMDFIQEKLQIWYYERRTTAKGIFCEISNSTEETLNDKIKPAFTFSVSPIDRLKFKVKEGGMKFIIDLDKRTCDCSEF